The Magnetococcales bacterium region CGATCCAGTGGATCGAGCCTTCGTGGATGGGCCGCAGCAACACCGCCATCTGACCCGCCTTGGGACTGGGGGTCACCTCCCAGGTGAAGATCTCCTCCAGCTTTTTGCCGGAGGTCAGAAAGCCCGCCGGGGTTTTTTCCAGCCGGCCTGCCGGGGAGCGGGTCACCTGCTTGAGATCCGGTTCGTAAAACCAGACCATGCGGCCATCCGACACGATCACCTGCTTGTAAGGCGCGGAGTAGTCCCAGCGGAATTTTCCGGGACGACTGGCGGAAAATTGGCCTCGGCTCTCCTGGGGTTCTCCGGCTTCGGCGTCCAGCAGACGCTGTTCAAATTCCGCCTCCACGCTTTTCAGCCGATCCATGAAGGCCTGCAACCGTTTGACTTCCGGGGGTGTCTCTTCTTTGATCGTTTTGGCTTCCTGGGGGGTGGTCTGGGGCGTCTGGGGAGGCGGGGTCGCCTTGACCGCCTTGACCCCCTGGGACGGGTCGGTGGGCTTGACCGCTTCGGCGGCCTCGGCCCGTTGCGCGCACCACCCCAGACCCAGGGCGCAGACCATCACCACTCCCCGGCGGGTCAGGGGGTGTTGCAACCAGGATTGTCTCGAAAGATTTATCATTGGCATGAATTTCGCATTTTACGATGTGGAATAATAGCCGGAATTGGGCTGTCAACCGTTTGTCGCTTTCACGGTGCGAGACCTTTATGGACATGACATCCTTCCCCGATTTGAGCCTTTGGGAGACGCCAAACCCAGTGGTGAACCCGGACCCTCCCGCCGCGCCCGATGAGGATCTCGCGGCGGTCATGGAAAAACTCGCCCGTTGGTTGACCCAGACCCTGCCCGTGGAGATGGTAGCTTACTGGAATCCCCGTCAACGCAAAAGTCATTTGCTGTGTTTGGCTCCCAAGAATGCGTGTCAGGAGCTGGAAGGGATGGTCCGGGGGCTGATGGAGGGGAGTGTTCCACGCATTCGTCATTGGCGTCAACAGCATTGGTTTTTTCATCTGTGGATGGGAACACCTTTGGATGCCTGGGATCGTCTGCTCATCGTGGAACGGAGCGGTTCCCTCACCGCCGAGGAGTACAATCTGTTGATCCAGGAAGCGGTCCGCGCTTTTCGGGATAGCCTGCACGCCGCCGATCAGCCCGCCAGTCGCAGGGTCTCCGTGTCGGCGGACTGTCTCAACAGTTCCCGGGCCTGTTGAAACACCTGAGGGGGATAGAATCCGGCCCGACGTTCATCCCGGATCTGTTCCACAAAGCGGTCCAGCTCTCCCGGAGCGGCGTGGACACTGGCCAAGGCTCCTCCCGCCACCCTGCCGGGGGGTGACAGTTCCACCCGGAACGCCGGCGTGGTCCACTGCCCCTTGCGGTCCGGAGGAACGGACCAAGCCGTGGAACGGTGCAATACCTCCATCCGTTTCCAATTCCCCTGTTTTTCGTACACGACCCCGCAATCGGTTGCCGGACCACTTTCCGGTGTCACACTGCGTCCCATCAAACGGGCCAGGGTCTGTCCCCGCCGCGACAAGGAGACGCGAAACGCCCGCAGGGACCAACGGCTTTGTCCGGGTTCGGTCGGGGTGTCGTGTCTGCCCGAGGTGGCTTCGCCGGTCTGTGCGGCGAGACGGTTCCAGGTCTCTCCGATCCAGCGTGCCGAGGCGTGAAGCCAGCGTTCCAGTGTGATCATGTCGTGACAGCATTCCGCAGGGTCGGTGGATCCGAGGGGCGTTTTTGTTGCCGATCCTTGGGCGTGGGACGGGGGATTCCGGAACAAAGGCCGCTTGGGTATGAATATCGGTTTTCATGTTTTCAATAACGTCCAAACGGGTCGCCGTCAAGAGGAGGAGAGGGGATGAGGGCGGTGTGGTCCGTTCTTTTTGGGGGAGGGTTGTTTGGTCAAGAATGGCCATCACCGGGAGAGGGACTCGTCAGACGGGTGGGAATGCCGTAGAATGGCCATTCCATCGTTGACACCGACCAGGGCAGGAGCGCGAGAATCATCATGATATCAAGATTTCAGGAGATCCATGCGGGCATTACCCGGATCGATGTGGAGTACACCCGGAGCGGATTCGCGGCAGCCTGGCTGATCCGCGAGGGGGAGCGGGCCGCTTTTGTGGAGACCGGTCCTTTGCCATCGGTGCCGATCCTGCTGGAGGCGTTGACCCGTCAAGGATTGACCCCCGAGGCGGTGAGCGCGGTGATCGTCACCCATGTCCATCTGGACCATGCGGGGGCGGCGGGGGAGTTGCTGCGTCACCTGCCGAATGCGAC contains the following coding sequences:
- the lolA gene encoding outer membrane lipoprotein chaperone LolA, with the translated sequence MPMINLSRQSWLQHPLTRRGVVMVCALGLGWCAQRAEAAEAVKPTDPSQGVKAVKATPPPQTPQTTPQEAKTIKEETPPEVKRLQAFMDRLKSVEAEFEQRLLDAEAGEPQESRGQFSASRPGKFRWDYSAPYKQVIVSDGRMVWFYEPDLKQVTRSPAGRLEKTPAGFLTSGKKLEEIFTWEVTPSPKAGQMAVLLRPIHEGSIHWIAISLHPQKDEIDDFVVEDSLKHRSRIRFVNWRANGEVPPERFRFDVPKDVDIIENNDKTDKNAH